The nucleotide window CTGCGGGTCGAACACACAGATGTCCGCCTCGCCACCCACGACCAATTGCCCGGCGGTGCCCAGCGCGGCACCCAGCACACCGGCAGGTGCACTGGTCACGGCGGCCAACGCGCGCGGCAACGGTACATTCGCGTCCTGCGCCCACTTGAGGGTCAGGCTCAGCAGCAACTCCAGCCCAGTCGCACCCGGCTCGGCTTCGGCGAAAGGCAATGCCTTTTCGTCTTCGCTCACAGGCGTGTGGTCCGACACCAGCGCATCAATCGTTCCGTCGGCCAGACCGGCACGCAATGCATCGCGGTCGCGCTGCTGGCGCAGTGGTGGCGTCAGGCGCATGCGGCTGTCAAAGTAGCCCATGTCCATGTCGGTCAGGTGCAGGGAATTGATGCTGACGTCGCAGCTGATGGGCAGACCGTCGGCCTTGGCCTGGCGCACCAGGGCCACACCGGCCGCGCTGCTCAGGCGGCACAGGTGCACACGCGCACCGGTGGCACGCACCAGCTCAAAGATGGTGTGCAGCGCAATGGTTTCTGCCGCCACGGGAATGCCCGACAGGCCCATGCGCGTGGCCAGCGGACCGCTGGCCGCCACGCCTTTGCCCAGGTGCAGCTCCTGCGGACGCAGCCACACGGCATAACCAAAGGTGCTGGCGTACTGCAGCGCGCGCTGCAGTACCTG belongs to Rhodoferax saidenbachensis and includes:
- a CDS encoding dihydroorotase — translated: MRTLIKGGRVINPASGLDEKSDVALVGSAVAAIKNIASDFQPDTVIDATGCIVLPGLVDLSVRLREPGHEHEGMLASELAAAVAGGVTSVVCPPDTDPVLDEAGLVEMLRYRAKTLNQSRVYPLGALTRGLQGEVLTEMLQLTQAGCVAFSQAEVPLANTQVLQRALQYASTFGYAVWLRPQELHLGKGVAASGPLATRMGLSGIPVAAETIALHTIFELVRATGARVHLCRLSSAAGVALVRQAKADGLPISCDVSINSLHLTDMDMGYFDSRMRLTPPLRQQRDRDALRAGLADGTIDALVSDHTPVSEDEKALPFAEAEPGATGLELLLSLTLKWAQDANVPLPRALAAVTSAPAGVLGAALGTAGQLVVGGEADICVFDPQATWTVEPAALRSQGRHTPFGGLELPGRVRATLVGGHLAYQA